One Triticum dicoccoides isolate Atlit2015 ecotype Zavitan chromosome 4B, WEW_v2.0, whole genome shotgun sequence genomic window carries:
- the LOC119291543 gene encoding pentatricopeptide repeat-containing protein At5g15300-like, which yields MLRKSGTQRRQPALWRRCRSLRQIKQVHTLLVLRGFLSDPSALRELLFASAVAVRGAIAHAYHVFDQIPRPDLFMYNTLIRGAAHTSAPRDAVSLYARMARLSSCGGGVRPDKITFPFVLRACTAMGAGGTGAQVHAHVVKAGLESDAFVKNALIGMHASCGELGVAGALFDHRAREDAVAWSAMISGCARRGDIGAARQLFDECPVKDLVSWNVMITAYAKRGEMAPARELFDQAPERDVVCWNAMISGYVRCGSHKHAMDLFEQMQRMGKKPDVITMLSLLSACADSGDLDVGRRLHSSLSEKFSGTGFTVVLGNALIHMYAKCGSMKSALEVFWVMRDKDVSTWNSIIGGLALHGHALESVDVFKKMLKEKVRPDEITFVAVLIACSHGGMVDKGREYFNLMQQQYRIEPNVKHYGCMVDMLGRAGLLKEAFEFIDTMKVEPNSVIWRTLLGACRVHGEIELAEHANRQLLKARSDDSGDYVLLSNIYASAGEWLESEKMRKLMDDSGVNKEAGRTVVDGSTKDPLQSFRRSKSHPGLKGFIG from the coding sequence GCAGGTCCACACCCTCCTGGTCCTCCGGGGCTTCCTCTCGGACCCCTCCGCGCTCCGCGAGCTCCTCTTCGCGTCCGCTGTAGCCGTGCGCGGCGCCATCGCCCACGCCTACCACGTGTTCGACCAAATCCCGCGCCCGGACCTCTTCATGTACAACACCCTCATCCGCGGCGCCGCGCACACCTCCGCGCCCCGGGACGCCGTCTCCCTCTACGCGCGCATGGCGCGACTCAGcagctgcggcggcggcgtgaggcCCGACAAGATCACCTTCCCGTTCGTGCTCCGGGCGTGCACCGCCATGGGCGCGGGTGGCACCGGAGCGCAGGTGCACGCGCACGTCGTGAAGGCTGGACTGGAGTCCGACGCGTTCGTCAAGAACGCGCTCATTGGCATGCACGCGAGCTGCGGAGAGCTGGGTGTTGCAGGTGCTCTGTTTGACCACAGGGCGCGTGAGGACGCCGTGGCGTGGTCGGCGATGATCAGCGGCTGTGCAAGGAGAGGGGATATTGGTGCTGCCCGGCAGCTGTTCGACGAGTGTCCTGTGAAGGACCTTGTGTCCTGGAACGTGATGATCACCGCGTATGCCAAGCGGGGAGAGATGGCCCCAGCAAGAGAGCTGTTCGACCAGGCACCTGAGCGTGATGTCGTGTGCTGGAACGCCATGATCTCTGGGTATGTGAGATGCGGCTCGCACAAGCATGCCATGGACCTGTTTGAGCAGATGCAGCGCATGGGCAAAAAGCCAGATGTTATCACAATGCTGAGCTTACTGTCAGCTTGTGCCGACTCCGGTGATTTGGATGTTGGCCGAAGGTTGCATTCCTCTCTTTCAGAGAAGTTCTCAGGAACTGGTTTTACTGTCGTCCTCGGCAATGCGCTGATTCACATGTACGCAAAATGCGGGAGCATGAAGAGTGCACTGGAGGTGTTTTGGGTGATGCGAGATAAGGATGTCTCAACTTGGAACTCTATCATAGGAGGTTTGGCATTGCATGGTCATGCCCTGGAGTCTGTTGACGTGTTCAAGAAAATGCTGAAAGAGAAAGTCCGGCCTGATGAGATCACCTTCGTCGCTGTCCTTATCGCATGCAGCCACGGCGGTATGGTTGACAAGGGACGTGAGTACTTCAACTTGATGCAACAGCAGTACAGGATTGAGCCCAATGTCAAGCATTACGGTTGCATGGTTGACATGCTGGGTCGCGCGGGGCTTCTGAAGGAAGCATTTGAGTTCATTGACACCATGAAGGTGGAGCCTAATTCTGTCATCTGGAGGACGCTTCTTGGGGCTTGTAGGGTCCATGGTGAGATTGAACTGGCTGAGCACGCTAACAGACAGCTGCTAAAGGCAAGGAGCGATGACAGTGGGGATTATGTGCTCCTCTCGAACATCTATGCTTCAGCTGGAGAATGGTTGGAGTCGGAGAAGATGAGAAAGTTGATGGATGACAGCGGTGTCAACAAGGAGGCAGGTCGCACGGTTGTAGATGGCAGCACAAAGGATCCACTGCAGTCTTTCAGACGGTCGAAATCACATCCTGGACTGAAAGGATTTATTGGTTGA